A window of Ovis canadensis isolate MfBH-ARS-UI-01 breed Bighorn chromosome X, ARS-UI_OviCan_v2, whole genome shotgun sequence contains these coding sequences:
- the LOC138930653 gene encoding melanoma-associated antigen B5-like, translating into MPRSKKSQARGGDKCPQAQGQTQSCGGAQAIAAAEEESTTSSLQCEDTTQSLPGAESCSTSQEPQRIPTIAAAAVFSYTRSSEAFDGQYKYRALAYEVPPFTETPGTDCLTRKASLLEQFLLYKYKMKQLMMKEDMLKIIHQSHHDRFAEILKRASERIELVFAVELKEVDSVVPCYNLVSKLKLPNNGRVRGGRGLPKTGLLMNLLGMIFLKGNCAAEEDIWKYLGTMRVYAGRKHLIYGEPRKLITKDLVRLKYLEYRQVANSDPPRYEFLWGPKAHLETSKMKVLEFLAKVNDAVPSDFPAYYEEALRDEEEKAQGMHAARPDTTVKVSTPPRDMLNIIIPPVRKYVKFLPPDRKI; encoded by the coding sequence ATGCCTCGAAGTAAGAAGAGTCAGGCCCGTGGTGGTGATAAATGCCCTCAAGCCCAAGGCCAGACCCAGAGTTGTGGGGGTGCTCAGGccatagcagcagcagaagaggagTCGACTACCTCCTCTCTTCAGTGTGAAGATACTACCCAGAGTCTGCCTGGTGCTGAGTCATGTAGCACTTCGCAGGAGCCTCAAAGAATACCAACCATCGCCGCTGCTGCAGTCTTTTCTTACACTAGATCTAGTGAAGCATTCGATGGCCAATATAAGTATAGGGCACTTGCCTATGAGGTCCCACCCTTCACTGAGACCCCAGGAACTGACTGTTTAACCAGGAAAGCTAGCTTGTTGGAGCAGTTCCTTCTGTacaagtataaaatgaagcagctcATGATGAAGGAAGACATGCTGAAGATTATCCACCAAAGCCACCATGACCGATTTGCCGAGATTCTCAAGAGAGCCTCTGAGCGCATTGAGCTAGTCTTTGCGGTAGAGCTGAAGGAAGTCGACTCAGTTGTTCCCTGCTATAATCTGGTCAGCAAATTGAAACTCCCCAACAATGGGAGGGTGCGTGGCGGAAGGGGTTtacccaagactggtctcctgATGAATCTCCTGGGTATGATCTTCCTGAAGGGCAACTGTGCCGCTGAGGAAGACATCTGGAAATACCTGGGCACGATGCGAGTATATGCTGGAAGAAAGCACCTTATCTATGGAGAGCCCAGAAAGCTCATCACCAAAGATTTAGTGAGGCTGAAGTATCTGGAGTACCGCCAGGTTGCCAACAGTGATCCTCCACGTTATGAGTTTCTCTGGGGCCCAAAAGCACATCTTGAAACCAGCAAGATGAAAGTCCTGGAATTTTTGGCAAAGGTCAATGATGCTGTTCCCAGTGACTTCCCCGCTTATTATGAAGAAGCTTTGCGAGATGAAGAAGAGAAAGCCCAAGGCATGCATGCAGCCAGGCCTGACACTACTGTCAAAGTCAGTACACCTCCCAGGGACATGCTCAATATTATCATCCCACCCGTCAGGAAGTATGTGAAGTTTTTACCCCCAGACAGGAAAATATAA
- the LOC138930652 gene encoding melanoma-associated antigen B4-like, with translation MLQRHRKKSHARGKCHQVQGDTQEAQASAAAAPKEECPSSPSSAPQGSPPSSPAAGDRQELQGAMAPRSPDAGPSCAGSDEGAQGPEEESAGASQAAPATQSARKDPLARKARILVEFLLEKYSKKDPTTQNSLMKIIKKKYRQHFLVILSTALERLELVSGLEVKEVDRSRNIYTLISKLNLGGNDCPSGEGGLLMSGLLMVLLGVIFMNGNTATEEEIWEFLSMLGIYAGRRHWIFGEPRRLITKDLVQKEYLNYLQVPNSDPPRYEFLWGPRACAETSKMKVLEVLAKFHGRVRSSFPDFCDEALRDQAERAGLRGAARAPTMAEASAPSKAKSRSSSHN, from the coding sequence ATGCTTCAGAGGCACAGGAAGAAGTCCCATGCCCGCGGGAAATGTCACCAGGTCCAGGGGGACACTCAGGAGGCCCAGGCGAGTGCTGCTGCAGCCCCAAAGGAGGagtgcccctcctccccctcttctgCCCCTCAGGGTTCTCCCCCGAGCTCCCCTGCTGCTGGCGATCGCCAGGAGCTTCAGGGAGCCATGGCCCCTAGGTCTCCTGATGCAGGACCTTCCTGTGCAGGATCTGATGAAGGTGCCCAGGGCCCAGAGGAGGAAAGTGCAGGTGCCTCCCAGGCAGCCCCTGCCACTCAGAGTGCTCGCAAAGATCCTCTGGCCAGGAAGGCCAGGATACTGGTGGAGTTCCTGCTGGAGAAGTACAGCAAGAAGGATCCCACCACACAGAATTCCCTGATGAAAATCATCAAGAAGAAGTACAGGCAGCACTTCCTTGTGATCCTCAGTACAGCCCTTGAGCGCCTGGAGCTGGTCTCTGGCCTGGAGGTGAAGGAAGTCGACCGTAGCAGGAACATCTACACCCTCATCAGCAAGCTCAACCTCGGGGGAAATGATTGTCCGAGTGGTGAGGGGGGGCTGCTGATGTCTGGTCTCCTCATGGTGCTCCTGGGGGTCATCTTCATGAATGGTAACACTGCCACCGAGGAGGAGATCTGGGAATTCCTCAGTATGTTGGGGATCTATGCTGGGAGGAGGCACTGGATCTTTGGGGAGCCCAGAAGGCTCATCACCAAAGATCTGGTGCAGAAGGAGTACCTGAACTACCTCCAGGTGCCCAATAGTGATCCTCCACGCTATGAGTTCCTGTGGGGCCCAAGAGCTTGTGCTGAGACCAGTAAGATGAAGGTACTGGAGGTTCTAGCCAAGTTCCATGGTAGGGTCCGTAGTTCCTTCCCAGACTTCTGTGACGAGGCTCTGAGAGATCAGGCGGagagagcagggctgagaggTGCGGCCAGGGCTCCAACCATGGCTGAAGCCAGTGCCCCTTCCAAGGCCAAGTCCCGCAGCTCCTCCCACAACTag